The proteins below come from a single Cervus canadensis isolate Bull #8, Minnesota chromosome 2, ASM1932006v1, whole genome shotgun sequence genomic window:
- the LOC122430259 gene encoding low affinity immunoglobulin gamma Fc region receptor III-like isoform X2, translated as MWQLLPPAALLLLVSADTRADLSKAVVSLDPRWDRVLKNDSVTLTCQGAYPVEDNSTKWWHNGTLTSKQTSSYFIADAQVEDSGEYKCQTGLSAPSDPVKLEVHVGWLLLQPTQRVVNAGQPIELKCHSWKKTPVIKVQYFQNGRGKKYFHQNSDFRIPEAKLEHSGSYFCRGIIGTKNESSESVQITVVQDQETLQTVSSFFPPWHQITFCLVMGLLFAVDTGLYFSVQRDLRNSEEWRDGKVTWSKGL; from the exons ATGTGGCAGCTGCTCCCACCAGCAGCTTTGCTGCTTCTAG tttcaGCTGACACACGAGCTG ATCTCTCAAAGGCTGTGGTGAGCCTAGACCCTCGGTGGGACCGAGTGCTCAAGAACGATAGTGTGACTCTGACGTGCCAGGGAGCCTACCCTGTTGAAGACAATTCCACAAAGTGGTGGCACAATGGGACTCTCACCTCAAAACAGACCTCCAGCTACTTCATCGCAGATGCCCAGGTTGAGGACAGCGGCGAGTACAAGTGTCAGACAGGCCTCTCTGCACCCAGCGACCCGGTGAAGCTAGAAGTCCATGTAG GTTGGCTATTGCTCCAGCCCACTCAACGGGTGGTAAATGCGGGACAGCCCATTGAGCTGAAGTGTCACAGCTGGAAGAAAACTCCTGTAATAAAGGTCCAGTATTTCCAGAATGGCAGAGGCAAGAAGTATTTTCATCAGAATTCTGACTTCCGCATTCCAGAAGCAAAACTTGAACACAGTGGTTCCTACTTCTGCAGGGGGATTATCGGGACAAAAAACGAGTCTTCGGAGTCTGTGCAGATCACTGTTGTTCAAG ATCAAGAAACTTTACAAACCGTCTCATCATTCTTTCCACCTTGGCACCAAATCACTTTCTGTCTGGTGATGGGACTCCTATTTGCAGTGGACACGGGGCTGTATTTTTCTGTTCAGAGAGACCTTCGAAACTCAGAGGAATGGAGGGATGGCAAAGTCACATGGAGCAAGGGCCTTTAG
- the LOC122430259 gene encoding low affinity immunoglobulin gamma Fc region receptor III-like isoform X1, with protein sequence MWQLLPPAALLLLVSADTRAADLSKAVVSLDPRWDRVLKNDSVTLTCQGAYPVEDNSTKWWHNGTLTSKQTSSYFIADAQVEDSGEYKCQTGLSAPSDPVKLEVHVGWLLLQPTQRVVNAGQPIELKCHSWKKTPVIKVQYFQNGRGKKYFHQNSDFRIPEAKLEHSGSYFCRGIIGTKNESSESVQITVVQDQETLQTVSSFFPPWHQITFCLVMGLLFAVDTGLYFSVQRDLRNSEEWRDGKVTWSKGL encoded by the exons ATGTGGCAGCTGCTCCCACCAGCAGCTTTGCTGCTTCTAG tttcaGCTGACACACGAGCTG CAGATCTCTCAAAGGCTGTGGTGAGCCTAGACCCTCGGTGGGACCGAGTGCTCAAGAACGATAGTGTGACTCTGACGTGCCAGGGAGCCTACCCTGTTGAAGACAATTCCACAAAGTGGTGGCACAATGGGACTCTCACCTCAAAACAGACCTCCAGCTACTTCATCGCAGATGCCCAGGTTGAGGACAGCGGCGAGTACAAGTGTCAGACAGGCCTCTCTGCACCCAGCGACCCGGTGAAGCTAGAAGTCCATGTAG GTTGGCTATTGCTCCAGCCCACTCAACGGGTGGTAAATGCGGGACAGCCCATTGAGCTGAAGTGTCACAGCTGGAAGAAAACTCCTGTAATAAAGGTCCAGTATTTCCAGAATGGCAGAGGCAAGAAGTATTTTCATCAGAATTCTGACTTCCGCATTCCAGAAGCAAAACTTGAACACAGTGGTTCCTACTTCTGCAGGGGGATTATCGGGACAAAAAACGAGTCTTCGGAGTCTGTGCAGATCACTGTTGTTCAAG ATCAAGAAACTTTACAAACCGTCTCATCATTCTTTCCACCTTGGCACCAAATCACTTTCTGTCTGGTGATGGGACTCCTATTTGCAGTGGACACGGGGCTGTATTTTTCTGTTCAGAGAGACCTTCGAAACTCAGAGGAATGGAGGGATGGCAAAGTCACATGGAGCAAGGGCCTTTAG